In Streptomyces alboniger, the following are encoded in one genomic region:
- a CDS encoding serine peptidase, protein MTIVAVHGIGNHLSGRSPEQAAAELAGQWQPKLQHGFTAAGLGDQPLPALHVAYYAHHTHAAERQTAVPDLSSIGEREQPVVLAWALALGAPTLHERQGLITAPLRQVLSWVSRRRKIPIGVVIRLAVQLAREVHRYLHIPQVRAAARSAVAESIRRVRPQVVLAHSLGSVVAYEALHAHPELTVDCFVTLGSPLGMPGGIFEHLVPAPLADQGARPAGVRYWVNLADTGDLVAIPHRLGDRFPVDQHAETPIGRIDFHTFGAYLSSPLTAAAIAPFVRNPIVLDHTGKS, encoded by the coding sequence GTGACGATCGTCGCAGTGCACGGCATCGGCAACCATCTGAGCGGCCGCTCGCCGGAACAGGCGGCCGCCGAACTAGCGGGGCAGTGGCAGCCCAAGCTTCAGCATGGGTTCACAGCCGCTGGGCTGGGCGACCAGCCGCTCCCTGCCCTGCACGTCGCGTACTACGCTCACCACACCCACGCCGCGGAGCGGCAGACAGCCGTGCCCGACCTATCCTCCATCGGCGAACGAGAACAGCCCGTCGTCCTCGCTTGGGCGCTGGCCCTGGGGGCACCCACCTTGCACGAACGACAGGGACTGATCACCGCACCATTGCGACAGGTCCTGTCCTGGGTGTCCCGACGGCGCAAGATCCCCATCGGGGTGGTCATTCGGCTCGCCGTCCAACTGGCGCGCGAGGTCCACCGCTACCTCCACATTCCGCAGGTACGAGCTGCCGCCCGATCCGCCGTGGCCGAGTCGATTCGACGCGTTCGCCCCCAGGTAGTGCTGGCACACTCCCTCGGCTCCGTCGTGGCGTACGAGGCTCTCCATGCTCACCCGGAACTGACCGTGGACTGCTTCGTTACCTTGGGCTCTCCCCTCGGCATGCCGGGCGGGATCTTCGAGCACCTGGTGCCAGCGCCACTCGCAGATCAGGGTGCCCGGCCGGCCGGGGTCCGCTACTGGGTAAATCTCGCCGACACAGGTGACCTAGTGGCGATTCCTCATCGGCTCGGCGACCGATTCCCCGTTGACCAGCACGCTGAAACGCCGATCGGCCGTATCGACTTCCATACCTTTGGAGCGTATTTGTCCTCCCCGCTCACTGCTGCGGCGATCGCTCCTTTCGTCCGCAACCCGATAGTCCTGGACCACACCGGGAAGAGTTGA